Part of the Halopenitus persicus genome is shown below.
GACGATCGACCGCATCTCGGCGTAGGTGAGGTCCGCGTACTCGCCGTCCGAAGCCGCGGGGATCACGCCGCCGGAGACGAGCGACCGGTCGGCGACGCCGCCCTTGTACCGCTGCGCGGTGCGGTCGGCGTGGCGCCGGGCGCTGCGATCGAAGGTCCGTGGAAGCGGCTCCTCGGCGATGGCCGGGTCCTCGAACTCGCGTTCCGCCTCCCGCCAGTTCATACTCGGCGGTGGTCCGGATCCGTGATAAACCATATGGGACGGAAGCCGCAGAAGCGTCACTCGTCCAGCATCGCGAGCACGCCGCGAACGTTGAGTCGCTCGTTGGCTTCGGCCCGCTCGGTCGTCCAGACCCCGTCGAGTTCGGTGGTTCGTTCGAAGTGGCGGATCACCGCCTCGTCGGAGTCGAGCTCGTCGCGTTTGCGTCGAACCGCCTCGACCCACTCGACGGAGGCGCGCTGGAACTCCTCGATGACCGCGGGTTCGAACGTCCGGGGGCCGAAGTGTGAGAAGCAGAGCACCGAGGGCTCGAGGTCGGCGATCGCGGCGGCGTCGGCGAGGGACTGGTCGAGGTCGAACTGCGGCGGCGGCGTCGTGGGGGTGACGGCGTCGATCTGTGGGACGTAGATCCCGGCCGCGTCGGCGGTGAAGACGACGCCGTCGTCGGGCTCGTGGAAGACGGTCTGGTGGGGCGCGTGGCCCGGTGCCTCGAGGACCGCGAGCCGCCGGTCGCCCAGATCGATCGTGTCGCCGTCGGCGAGCCCGTCGATCCGTGTTTCCGGGATCGGTTCGGGATCGGTGTAATGGCGCCACTGGTCGCCGACGGCCGCCTTCGTTCCCTCGACGAGCCGGGACGGGTCGGTCAGGTGGCGGACGCCGCGGGAGTGAACGCGGACCGACGCCTCGGGATGGGCGTCGGCCAGCAGCCCGGCGCCGCCGGCGTGATCGAGGTGGACGTGGGTCGGAAGGATCCACGCGAGGTCGTCGGCCCCGATCCCGATCTCGGAGAGGGTCTCGAGCAGGCCGTCGACGTTCGCGCCGGTTCCCGTGTCGATCACCGCGGGCTTGGGAGTGTCGTAGACGTATACCGATCCGTACCCGGGCGCGTCGAACATGCCGGTGTCGTGGTAGTAGAGGTCCTCGACGCCGCGAACCGCCTCGAACTCGCCGGGGGCAAGGCGGTCGATGTCGGCGTCGTGGCGTCCGATCGCGCCGTCTCCGTCACTGCTCGCCTCATCGCGTGCCATTGTGATCGATGGAGGCGGTCTCGGGGTTAAGCGTTCGGTGCGTGCACCGACGTCGGCACAAGAGCGCCGAAGGGCGCCGACTATGGCTCGAAGGGGGGCCGACTAGAGGCCGAAGGGGGGCCGACTAGGGCTCGAAGGGCGTCGTTCAGGGTGCGACGCCGACCGTAAGCAGGGTGCCCCAGGTACGATACCGGTCGACCATCGCCTCGCGGCTCCCCCAGTCGTCGGTCGGGAACGCTTCGGCGGGCGGGATCTCGATCTCCCGGTCCGGGATGGTGTCCTGGGCCGCCACGTGGAGCCCGGCCTCCCGGAAGGCCTCGCGGTACTGCGAACGGTCCCAGAGGGTCATCTCGATGTCGATCAACTCCTGCCACTCGTGGGTGTGTTCGCTCTCGGCGAAGTAGTTGACCGCGCAGTACCAGGTGCCGCCGGGCCGGAGGATCCGGCGGATCTCCGAGAGGGTGGTGTCGGGGTCGGCGGCGTAGTAGAACGCCTCCATCGAGACGACGTGGTCGACCGAGTCGTCGGCGAACGGGAGGGAATCGAAGTCGCCGACGAGGAAATCGATCCGGTCGTCGTCGGTGTAGGACCGGGCGTTCCGCACCATCTCGGGTGCGCCGTCGAGCCCGTACCCGCGGTCGATCCCGCGTTCGCGCAGCGCGCGCAGCGCGTATCCGGATCCGGTTCCGAGGTCGACGACCACGTCGTCGACCTCGACCGGCATCCGCGCCAGGACGTGCTTGGCGGTGTGCCAGTGTCGATCCTCCATCCCGCGGTCCTTGCCGGTCGTCGCCCACTCGTCGAACTCCTCGCGAACGCTCATACGATCGCTCGGTTCGGGACCGTCAAAACAGGTTCGGGACGGCGGCTGCGACGGCGGTTTTGAAACAGCAGTCCGTTACGGCAGCGGGTTTTTAAATCCCGACGCCGGAGTGGGAGTATGAAGCGGCCACGGGTGCGACGTCCGAACTTTCGGATCGCCGACTCCGCACAACAGACCGTCGGCGGGTTCCTGTTGGCCGGGCCGTTCGTCGTGACCGAGGAGGTGTGGGGGCTCGCACAGGGGATGCACCCGATCCAGGCGGTGCTGACAGCGGGCGTCGTCGCCGCGATCGGCTACGCGGCGCTGTACCGCGCCGATACCGGCCGCGATCCGGACAGCGAGCAGGCGGTCGCCGGCATTCCGATCCGGTTTCTCTCGCTGATGACCGTCTCGTTCGGGTCGGTGCTGGTGCTCGCGCTCCTCTTCGACGCCCCGGACACGTTCCTCATTGACCAGGGAATGTCCGGGCGGGAGGTGTGGGTGACGACGGCGAAGGCAGTCACGATCGGGGCGGTCTTCAGCGTCGTCGGGGCCGCGACCGCCGACAGCGTGTTCTGATCGTCCCGGCCGACGCAATGCTGATCGTCCCGGCCGACGCAATGCTGATCGTCCCGGCCGACGCAAAAGCGATCGCAACACAACTTAAGTTCGTCCGGCGGGTGCCGCCTGTATGGAGTACTCGTTGGCGATCGAGAACGCGCCGGAGACGATTCCCGGAGGGACCGGGCTGTTGTTAGTACACCCGAGCATCGGCGAGACGGACCGGATCGACACGGACTTTCTGAAAACCGACACTGACTCCTTTCTCGTCGTCTCGACGCGAACGACGGCGCGGGAGGTCGAGCAGAAGCTCGAGTACTACGACGTCGACGAGTCGAGGGCGACCATCCTCGACACGATCTCGGTCGAGCGAGGCTACTCCCGCCGGTCCGGTGACGACGTCTACTACGTGGCCTCGCCGGACGACCTCGAGGGGGTCGTGGACTCGGTCGAGCGGTTCCTGACCGAACACGACGGAAAGCGCCGCGTCTCGATCGATTCGCTCACGGAGATGGCCTATTATGCGGACGAGGAGGCGGCCTATCAGGCCGCCGCCGCGATCCTCGAACTGCTCGCGGAACACGACGCAGTCGGGCTGTTCCATCTCTCGAAGGAGGTCCACGACGAGGCCGTGCTCGAGCGGTTCGAGACGCTCTTCGACGGCGTCATCGACCTGAGCGAGGACGGGGACGTGACGTCGTCATTTACGTAGTTCCAGGACGGCCGGCGCTTACGACGACTCCGACGTCCCCGACGACTCCGACGTCTCAAGCGCCTCGAACGTTTTCTCGGCCCACCGGACCGCGTAGTCCGCGCCGTGGTCCGCGTAGGTGGCGGTGTCGAGCGCGGCGAACGGGGTCGGGAGATCGAGGTCATGCCGGACGGCCGAGCAGGCGTACTCGGTCGCGTCGGGGAAGGTCATCTCGCCGCGGGCCATCCGGCTCGGGAGGGCTTCGAGCCGGTCGGTGAGACGCTCGCCGGCGTCGACCCACGCGTCGTGGAGTCGGTCATGTTCGCCGGCCCAGCCCGCAAAGATCTCGCGGGTTCGGAGCCCGACCCAGGCATCGAAGAGGGCGTTCGCGATCTGGTAGACGTCGACCGGACCGAGATCGCCCGGGACGTCCGGGCCGCGGATCGCCGCGTCGAGGTCCCGGTACCGGTCGCCGAAGAACGGGAGGAAGTGTTCGGGAACGTCGGCACCGATCTCGACGAAGGCACGGGCGATCAGGAACGCCAGAAAGTCCTCCGGAGTGGTTTCCGCGCGTCGTTTACAGATCACCGTCGGCGGGTCGGTCTGGGCGGTCCAGACGACGGTGCCGTCGCCGGGGGCACCGACGGTGAACGTCGACCCGCGGTACCGGTCGAGGACCGCGGGTGCGTCCGCCGGGAGCCAGTCCGCGGGATAGCCCGCCGGCTCGAGCCGGTCGACGAAGAGTCCGAGGTCCTCCGCCGCGGCCGGCGGGATCGTCTCGAAGTCCGAGTCGGCGTCGAGGACCGGCGTGTCGGGCGCGTGCGTCGATCGAACCGTCTCGAGGTCGGCGGGCAGCTCGCGCCGGGAGAACATTCAGGCGAAGGCGTACGACAGGATCGTGAGGATCGAGAGGATCGCGGCGCTTCCGACCGTTCCGAGGACGACCTTCGTTGGGGTGCTCATACCGGACGTGTGGGTGCCGGTCGCTTAAATCCATTCAGTTCGGCTGGAACCACGGCTTCCGTTCGGTCGGGACGGTGATCGCGGGCGAGGCGTTTAAGTTACCATCGACCGATCACCGACCGTGCGCGTACGAGACGCCGTCGAGGCCGACGCGGAGGCGATCGCCGCGTTGGCTGAGCAGCCGGTCGACGCGACGCGGGAGGTCATCCACGACCGGTCGGTCCGCGTCGCGATCCCCGAGGAACCGACTTCGTCCCGCGAGGAACCGACTTCGTCCCGCGAAGAACCGACTTCGTCCCGCGAGGAACCGACGTCCAACCCGGAACGACCGGACCCGGAAAGCCCAACCGACGCCGAGTCGACGGCTCCGACCGGCTCAGAGCCGACGAATCCGACCGCCTACGTCGCGTTCGACGCGCATCGTGAGGCGGTTCACCTGACCGGATTCGGGGGCGAGAAGGCGGCGCTTGAGCGGCTCCTCGAGGAACCCCGCCGGTTCGCCGACCGGGAAGGGATGGCGGTCGAGGCGATCGTCGACCGGGACGACGACGAGCGGCGGTCGATCGTCGAGTCGGTCGGGTTCGAGGAGACGGGAGCGGGACCGCGGTTCGACGGCTCCGAGACGGTTCGATATCGGATCCCGCGAAGCGAGTGATTCCGGTTCGGTGCCCGAAACGGAGTGACCGTCGCATTCCACGGCGTCAGGCGAACTTCCGGACGGTCATGTCCAGGGTGTCGAGGTCGAGGATCGGCGCGAATCCGCAGTCGGGATCGATGTTGACGGACTTCTGGAAGTC
Proteins encoded:
- a CDS encoding DUF7090 family protein, encoding MEYSLAIENAPETIPGGTGLLLVHPSIGETDRIDTDFLKTDTDSFLVVSTRTTAREVEQKLEYYDVDESRATILDTISVERGYSRRSGDDVYYVASPDDLEGVVDSVERFLTEHDGKRRVSIDSLTEMAYYADEEAAYQAAAAILELLAEHDAVGLFHLSKEVHDEAVLERFETLFDGVIDLSEDGDVTSSFT
- a CDS encoding MBL fold metallo-hydrolase — translated: MARDEASSDGDGAIGRHDADIDRLAPGEFEAVRGVEDLYYHDTGMFDAPGYGSVYVYDTPKPAVIDTGTGANVDGLLETLSEIGIGADDLAWILPTHVHLDHAGGAGLLADAHPEASVRVHSRGVRHLTDPSRLVEGTKAAVGDQWRHYTDPEPIPETRIDGLADGDTIDLGDRRLAVLEAPGHAPHQTVFHEPDDGVVFTADAAGIYVPQIDAVTPTTPPPQFDLDQSLADAAAIADLEPSVLCFSHFGPRTFEPAVIEEFQRASVEWVEAVRRKRDELDSDEAVIRHFERTTELDGVWTTERAEANERLNVRGVLAMLDE
- a CDS encoding DUF2391 domain-containing protein, with the translated sequence MKRPRVRRPNFRIADSAQQTVGGFLLAGPFVVTEEVWGLAQGMHPIQAVLTAGVVAAIGYAALYRADTGRDPDSEQAVAGIPIRFLSLMTVSFGSVLVLALLFDAPDTFLIDQGMSGREVWVTTAKAVTIGAVFSVVGAATADSVF
- a CDS encoding methyltransferase domain-containing protein yields the protein MSVREEFDEWATTGKDRGMEDRHWHTAKHVLARMPVEVDDVVVDLGTGSGYALRALRERGIDRGYGLDGAPEMVRNARSYTDDDRIDFLVGDFDSLPFADDSVDHVVSMEAFYYAADPDTTLSEIRRILRPGGTWYCAVNYFAESEHTHEWQELIDIEMTLWDRSQYREAFREAGLHVAAQDTIPDREIEIPPAEAFPTDDWGSREAMVDRYRTWGTLLTVGVAP
- a CDS encoding DUF7089 family protein, translated to MFSRRELPADLETVRSTHAPDTPVLDADSDFETIPPAAAEDLGLFVDRLEPAGYPADWLPADAPAVLDRYRGSTFTVGAPGDGTVVWTAQTDPPTVICKRRAETTPEDFLAFLIARAFVEIGADVPEHFLPFFGDRYRDLDAAIRGPDVPGDLGPVDVYQIANALFDAWVGLRTREIFAGWAGEHDRLHDAWVDAGERLTDRLEALPSRMARGEMTFPDATEYACSAVRHDLDLPTPFAALDTATYADHGADYAVRWAEKTFEALETSESSGTSESS